Genomic DNA from Thermotoga petrophila RKU-1:
CTTAAATGTCTTCAGACCGTTCTGTGAACGCCCGGAAGACATTATCGAAAACTTGGAGAAAATATCCGCTCTTTCCAGGATGAAGTTCGATTTCCTGATAAACAATTCCAATCTCGGAGACATGACCACAGCAGAAGTTGTTCTCGAAGGAGAGCGGATAGTTTCAGAGGTTTCCAGGAAAACAGGGATAAAGGTTCTTTTCACCGCTGTCCCGGAAGAACTGCTCGATCCTCCTGAGACTGAATATCCCCTTTTCAGGGTCAGAAGGTTCGTGAAAAGAAAATTGGGAATCGGGGGATGAGAATATGAGAGGCTACATAACGATCGATTCAGAAAGATGCAAGGGTTGTGGCCTGTGCATCTCCGTGTGCCCTGCAAAGGTGATCGAGTTTTCCCACAGGTACAATTCGAAAGGCTATCATCCTGCGGTGTACAAAGGAAATGGATGTATAGCCTGCGGATTCTGCTATCTCACTTGTCCGGATGTTTGTATAACCGTTTTCAGAGAGGTTCAGAAGAAAGTCAACGTGAAGGTTTGAGGAGTGGTGCTTATGAAAAAACTCATGATGAAAGGAAACGAAGCGATAGCAGAATCTGCGATAAGAGCGGGTTGTAGATTGTATTTTGCTTATCCAATCACTCCCCAGAGCGAGATAGCAGAATACATGGCGAGAAGACTTCCTGAAGTGGGAGGCGTTTTCCTTCAGACCGAAAGTGAAATAGCAACGGTCAACATGGTTTATGGAGCAGCTTGCACCGGAAAACGTGTTATGACATCTACATCTTCTCCTGGTTTCAGCCTGATGCAGGAGGGGATCTCATACATTGCAGGCGCAGAGCTTCCCTGCGTTTTTGTCAACGTGGTACGTGGAGGTCCTGGACTTGGAAACATCCAGCCTTCTCAGGGTGATTATTTTCAAGCGGTGAAAGGAGGAGGCCACGGGGATTACAGACTGATCGTTCTTGCACCATCAACACTTCAGGAAGCTGTAGATCTGACCCAGCTGGCTTTTGATCTCGCTGACAGATACAGAAATCCCGTTCTCATACTGGCGGATGGAATGATCGGCCAGATGATGGAACCCGTTGAGCTACCGGAGATGAGAGATTTGTCCACCCTTCCGGATCATTCGGATTGGGCGCTTCGAGGTGCCAGAAACAGAGAGCCACACAGAATAGCCGCTTTCAACATAGATCCTGTCGGTCTTGAGAAAATGAACAAGCGCTTACAGGAAAAGTACAGGCTGATAGAAGCGTCAGAGCAGCGATGGGAAGAGTACAGGGTGGACGGTGCAGAGTATCTGATGGTTGGCTACGGTACGATAGGAAGAATCCTCAAGAGCGTTGTGGACTCTCTGAGAGAAGAAGGAATACCGGCTGGCCTGTTCAGACCTGTGACACTCTGGCCTTTCCCGAAAAGAAGGCTCAAAGAACTGGCCAAAAAAGTGCAACTCATCTTCGTTGTGGAAATGAGTTCCGGACAGATGGTCGAAGACGTTCAGATTTCGGTAGAAGGGAAAGTGCCGGTACACTTCTACGGACGCATGGGAGGAGTTGTTCCAACACCCGAAGAAATACTGTCTGCCTTCAAGGAGGTGAGGAAATGGAAGTGATATTCAAAAGACCGAAAGCCTTGAGTGATAGAGAATTCACTTACTGTCCAGGATGCCACCATGGAATAATACACAGGCTGATAGCAGAAGTGATAGATGAGCTGGGCATTCAGGAAAAAACCATAATGGTTGCCCCCGTTGGATGCTCTGTTTTCGCTTACGAATTTTTCGATGTGGATGGGACAGTGGCTCCGCACGGTAGAGCACTCGCAGTAGCAACCGGTATAAAAAGAGCACTCCCGGACAGGATAGTCTTCACCTATCAGGGGGATGGAGATCTCGCGGCCATTGGAATTGCAGAGACAATCCACGCGGCGAACCGTGGAGAAAAGTTGACAACGATATTTGTCAACAACGCGGTGTACGGTATGACGGGTGGACAGATGGCACCCACCACCCTTTTGGGGCAGAAAACCACCACGACCCCATATGGCAGAACCGCAGCAAATGACGGATATCCTCTTCACGTTTCCGAAGCTTTGAGTACTATCGATGGAGTTGCTTACCTTGAACGTACAACGGTGAGTACCACAAAGGATATTCTGAACACAAAAAAAGCCATAAAGAAAGCTTTTCTCGCACAGATAAAGGGACTGGGATTCGGAATGGTGGAAGTGCTCAGCACCTGTCCCACAAACTGGGGGATGAGTCCAGTTGAAGCTCAGAACTGGCTTCTGGAGAACATGGTAAAGGAATTTCCACCGAAAGTTTTTGTTGACAAGGTGGGCGATTGATATGGCGTATCACGCGATAATAATAGCCGGTTTTGGCGGTCAGGGAATCATGCTCACAGGCCAAATAATTGCCGCAGCTGCCGTTATAGAAGGGAAAAACTCCACCTGGCTTCCTTCGTACGGTCCCGAAATGAGAGGAGGCACCGCCAACTGCACTGTGATCGTGGATGAAAAACCAATCACTTCCCCCGTTGTCGATCATCCCACGGAAGTAATAGCGATGAACTTTCCCTCCATGATGAAATTCGGAGCAAAACTCAGATCTGGTGGTTTGCTCTTGGTCAATTCTTCTGTTGTTGAACAGATCATAGAAAGGAACGATATAGAAACGATTGAAATACCAGCGAACGAAATAGCGGAAGAAGCAGGAAGCGTGAAAGCCGCAAACATGGTGATGCTCGGAGCCTTTCTGGAACTAACAAGAACAGTGAGCTTTGAAGCTGTAGAAGAAGTACTCAGAGAGAAACTTTCAAAAACCAAGGAAGATCTTCTCAAAATCGATCTGATCGCTATAAAAAGGGCAGGGAATTCATCGGTAGTTTGCACCACAAATCCTCTTGACAACCCGTGACTTTTCTGAGAAAATAGTATTCGGTTCAGGGGACGTGGTGCAGCCTGGTTAGCATGCCGGTCTGTCACACCGGTGGTCGCGGGTTCAAATCCCGTCGTCCCCGCCAGAAAGAAAAAAGGGGCTCAAAGCCCCTTTTTCTTTTTTATCTCTTCCCTGATTCTGAACAGCTCATCCCTCAAGGCCGCTGCGTCTTCGTACCTGAGCTCACTCGCAGCCCGATACATTTCCTCTTCGAGAACGGCCATGTACTCCTCCGGAGAGAGCGTTTTCTTCATCTCAAAGATGTTTTTCACAGTGTCTCCGTACCTCTCAGGCTCTTCTTTCACCATGAACTGTTCGAACACTTCTATCTCCAGAGGCTTTATCACAGAACGTGGAGTGATCCCGTGTTTTTTATTGTACTCGAGCTGAATTCTCCTTCTTCTGTTCGTTTCTTCGATAGCTCTCTTCATCGCGTTTGTTATCCTGTCGGCGTACATGATGACCTTCCCGTTGATGTTCCTTGCGGTTCTCCCTATGATCTGGATGAGCGTTGTTTCAGATCGAAGGAAGCCTTCCACGTCCGCGTCCATGATCGCTACCAGTGACACCTCGGGAAGATCGAGACCCTCCCTCAGAAGGTTCACACCAACGACCACGTCCACGTCTCCCCGCCTCAGTTTCTTCAAAACCTCAACCCTCTCTATGGCGTCCAGTTCGGAGTGAAGATAGAGCGATCTTATTCCAAGTTCCGTCAGATGTTCACTCAAAAGCTCTGCCGTTTTTTTGGTGAGCACCGTAACAAGGGCTCTTTCCCCTCTTTCTTTCACTTTCACGATCTCGTTCACAAGATCATCCACTTGCCCCGCGGTGGGACGTACCTCCACCTCTGGATCCACGAGTCCTGTGGGTCTAATGATCTGCTCGACGACCTGTTCAGAGATCGAGAGTTCGAAGTCTCCCGGCGTAGCGGAAACAAAGATGATCTGGCCTGTTTTTTTCAAAAATTCTTCGAAAGTCAGCGGTCTGTTGTCGTAAGCGGAAGGTAGACGAAAACCGTATTCAACCAGATTTTTCTTTCTGGATCTGTCTCCGTTGTACATGGCCCTGAGTTGAGGAACCGTGATGTGTGACTCGTCTATGAAAACGATGAAATCTTTATCGAAATAATCGAGAAGAGTGTACGGAGGCTCTCCCGGCTTTCTTCCATCGAAGTGCCTGGAGTAGTTCTCTATTCCAGGACAGTATCCCATGGTCTCCAGCAGCTCTATGTCGTTCAGAGTTCTCTGCTTCAAGCGTTCGTACTCGAGGATCTTTCCCTGTTTTTTGAGCTCTGAGAGTCTTTCGTTAAGCTCCTCCCTTATTGATTCGACGGCTCTTTTGAGTTTCTCCTCCGTTGTGATAAATTCAACGGCGGGATAGATGATGATCTTGTCAAGGTGCTCCAGTGTGGTGCGATTGAATCTGTCTATCAACGTTATCGAGTCCACTTCGTCTCCGAAGAATTCGATCCTGATCCCTTCATCCTGATACGTCGGGTAGATCTCCACCGTGTCTCCCTTCAGCCTGAAACATCCAGAAAGAGACACATCCTCCGTTCTCTGATAGCCTATCCTTGCCAGTCTTTCCGCGAGTTCCAGAACGTCTATTCTATCTCCAACAGCGAGATTTATGTTCATCCTATCGAAATCGTTCGGGTCTCCCGTGGCGTAAATACACGAAACACTCGCAACTACCACCACATCGCGACGAGTTCTCACAGATTTCAACGTGGACATTCTCATTCGCACGATCACATCGTTGATGTCAGCGTTCTTCTCTATGTAAAGATCTTTTGTTGGAATGTAGGCCTCCGGTTGATAGTAATCGTAGTAACTTATGAAGAACTCCACTCGATTTTCCGGGAAGAACGCTTTGAACTCCTGATAAAGCTGGGCGGCGAGCGTCTTGTTCGGTGAGATCACAAGGGCGGGTCTGTTCACGCGCGCTATCACGTTGGCCATGGTGAAAGTCTTTCCGCTCCCCGTAACACCGAGGAGCGTTTGAAATCTCATTCCTCTGTTCAAACCTTCCACAAGTTTCTCTATAGCCTGCGGCTGGTCACCTGTTGGCTCAAATTCACTCACCAGCTTGAACACAATTTTTTCCTCCTAGAAAACTTTTTAACATATCTATAATGGTAGAATCTCAATAGATGTGAATACTTCTTGCCACTATTATGACCCATTTGCGGGAGGTGAGGTTTAACGATGGAAAGGTTTCCCTATGAAAAGCTTCCAGAAAGCGAACTCAAAGAGTTGAAAGAACTCGGAAGGCTCTGCCGTGGCGACATACTGAAAATGACCTACATAGCTGACTCAGGCCATCCTGGAGGCTCCATGTCTTCGATCGATCTTTATCTTACCGTCTTCAAGTACGCAAAACTCAGACCCGTCGATGATCCCGCAAGAGACAGAATCGTGATCAGCCACGGTCACACTTCTCCGGGGGTTTACGCAGCTATGGCTCGTTTAGGATTTGTCGAGCTCGATGAAGTCCTCACGGGATTCAGGCACCACGCTTCCGTTTTTGAAGGACACGTGACCCGAGGTGTTGGGATCATCGACTGGACAACCGGAAACCTCGGTCAGGGTCTTTCAGCCGGACTCGGTTTTGCCCTCGCATCCAGGTTCACAGGAAAAGATTACCACGTCTTTGTTCTCATGAGTGACGCAGAACAGGCAAAAGGACAGGTGGCGGAGGCAAGAAGAGTGGCGAAAAAGTACGGTGTCACGAATCTCACGGTGATCATCGACTACAACGACGCCCAGATCAGCGGCCGTGCCAGAGACGTCATGCCCGTGAACATAAAGGAAAACTACTTAGCGGACGGCTGGAGGGTCATCGAGATCGACGGACACGACTACGAACAGATCTATCTCGCACTGAAAGAAGCGGTAGAAGACGAACTGAATCCCGTTGCCATACTCGCTAAAACGGTCATGGGAAAAGGCGTATCCTTCATGGAAAACGAGGTTAAATACCATGGAAAGCCCCTGAACAGAGAAGAACTCGAAAAGGCCCTCGCTGAACTCGGCATCGAAAACGATGTGGATGTGTACATCGAAAAAAGAAAACAACTTCCAATGGAAAAGCACAAGAAAGTTTACAAGACTTACCCGATCAAGATCGACACGGGAGAGCCCATCACCTACACCTCACCGACCGACAACAGAGGT
This window encodes:
- a CDS encoding 4Fe-4S dicluster domain-containing protein is translated as MRGYITIDSERCKGCGLCISVCPAKVIEFSHRYNSKGYHPAVYKGNGCIACGFCYLTCPDVCITVFREVQKKVNVKV
- a CDS encoding 3-methyl-2-oxobutanoate dehydrogenase subunit VorB; the protein is MKKLMMKGNEAIAESAIRAGCRLYFAYPITPQSEIAEYMARRLPEVGGVFLQTESEIATVNMVYGAACTGKRVMTSTSSPGFSLMQEGISYIAGAELPCVFVNVVRGGPGLGNIQPSQGDYFQAVKGGGHGDYRLIVLAPSTLQEAVDLTQLAFDLADRYRNPVLILADGMIGQMMEPVELPEMRDLSTLPDHSDWALRGARNREPHRIAAFNIDPVGLEKMNKRLQEKYRLIEASEQRWEEYRVDGAEYLMVGYGTIGRILKSVVDSLREEGIPAGLFRPVTLWPFPKRRLKELAKKVQLIFVVEMSSGQMVEDVQISVEGKVPVHFYGRMGGVVPTPEEILSAFKEVRKWK
- a CDS encoding thiamine pyrophosphate-dependent enzyme, whose amino-acid sequence is MEVIFKRPKALSDREFTYCPGCHHGIIHRLIAEVIDELGIQEKTIMVAPVGCSVFAYEFFDVDGTVAPHGRALAVATGIKRALPDRIVFTYQGDGDLAAIGIAETIHAANRGEKLTTIFVNNAVYGMTGGQMAPTTLLGQKTTTTPYGRTAANDGYPLHVSEALSTIDGVAYLERTTVSTTKDILNTKKAIKKAFLAQIKGLGFGMVEVLSTCPTNWGMSPVEAQNWLLENMVKEFPPKVFVDKVGD
- a CDS encoding 2-oxoacid:acceptor oxidoreductase family protein, producing the protein MAYHAIIIAGFGGQGIMLTGQIIAAAAVIEGKNSTWLPSYGPEMRGGTANCTVIVDEKPITSPVVDHPTEVIAMNFPSMMKFGAKLRSGGLLLVNSSVVEQIIERNDIETIEIPANEIAEEAGSVKAANMVMLGAFLELTRTVSFEAVEEVLREKLSKTKEDLLKIDLIAIKRAGNSSVVCTTNPLDNP
- the uvrB gene encoding excinuclease ABC subunit UvrB, whose amino-acid sequence is MFKLVSEFEPTGDQPQAIEKLVEGLNRGMRFQTLLGVTGSGKTFTMANVIARVNRPALVISPNKTLAAQLYQEFKAFFPENRVEFFISYYDYYQPEAYIPTKDLYIEKNADINDVIVRMRMSTLKSVRTRRDVVVVASVSCIYATGDPNDFDRMNINLAVGDRIDVLELAERLARIGYQRTEDVSLSGCFRLKGDTVEIYPTYQDEGIRIEFFGDEVDSITLIDRFNRTTLEHLDKIIIYPAVEFITTEEKLKRAVESIREELNERLSELKKQGKILEYERLKQRTLNDIELLETMGYCPGIENYSRHFDGRKPGEPPYTLLDYFDKDFIVFIDESHITVPQLRAMYNGDRSRKKNLVEYGFRLPSAYDNRPLTFEEFLKKTGQIIFVSATPGDFELSISEQVVEQIIRPTGLVDPEVEVRPTAGQVDDLVNEIVKVKERGERALVTVLTKKTAELLSEHLTELGIRSLYLHSELDAIERVEVLKKLRRGDVDVVVGVNLLREGLDLPEVSLVAIMDADVEGFLRSETTLIQIIGRTARNINGKVIMYADRITNAMKRAIEETNRRRRIQLEYNKKHGITPRSVIKPLEIEVFEQFMVKEEPERYGDTVKNIFEMKKTLSPEEYMAVLEEEMYRAASELRYEDAAALRDELFRIREEIKKKKGL
- a CDS encoding transketolase, whose protein sequence is MERFPYEKLPESELKELKELGRLCRGDILKMTYIADSGHPGGSMSSIDLYLTVFKYAKLRPVDDPARDRIVISHGHTSPGVYAAMARLGFVELDEVLTGFRHHASVFEGHVTRGVGIIDWTTGNLGQGLSAGLGFALASRFTGKDYHVFVLMSDAEQAKGQVAEARRVAKKYGVTNLTVIIDYNDAQISGRARDVMPVNIKENYLADGWRVIEIDGHDYEQIYLALKEAVEDELNPVAILAKTVMGKGVSFMENEVKYHGKPLNREELEKALAELGIENDVDVYIEKRKQLPMEKHKKVYKTYPIKIDTGEPITYTSPTDNRGAFGKALLDLVKKNANNPEATPIVAVDCDLKGSVKLDLLDKEFPERLLEVGVQEHNAAAMAGALSAEGVITFFADFGVFGISETYNQHRLNAINGTNLKVVVTHCGLNVGEDGKTHHGIDYVSGPMNWYGFKVIVPGDPNQTDRAVRYAAKEYGNFVIAMGRSKLPIILDENGKPFFGEGYTFEYGKIDVVRNGDDAVIITYGSTLCEAVSAADELKKEGVNVAVLNVSCPVDLDIETLKMVDGKPVLVVEDHNVFTGLGSYLGTTLLENGIIPKKYVRVGVPEFAVSGSYEMLYKLYGLDKEGIISRLREML